Below is a genomic region from Xiphophorus hellerii strain 12219 chromosome 17, Xiphophorus_hellerii-4.1, whole genome shotgun sequence.
TGAACAAGATAATGTAAATCAGATCCCAAAACCAAATTACATTCATACAGTCactataaaatgtaatttatagtCAGTTTTCCACTATCTGCTGCATGTTTACCATTAAGATGCTactttaggcttgaatagcttcaaAAACGACCAACCgcttttagcacaactttaacacaacaatagtctttgCCAACGTCCCATCATATTGCTTTATTGTAGCAGAAGTTAACCCCACCATCCATCGCTGCTGATGGCAGATGATctttgtgcgtcagatttaggggtgtaccagaaacatgcaaacacaaaggTTCCAGCTCGGGACTCTTGTATGtgaaaaaatgaacacattaaaaGTCCCTTCATAAGCCATTGTCTGTAGCCACTTATCCTTGACATTTCTCATTCCTAACACTTTTGGCCATGactgtaaaaacagaaatatgtgtCCAAATTTATTATGCGTTCAAAGTAAATGACCTGAACTGGCGAGGCTGTCATAAAACTGCTTTATTTCCTCCGCTGTGGCAGGTGGAACTACAGGTGTAGACTGTCTTGAATTCTCATTGATGGTCTGAAATGACACACACCATGTTCGTATGTCGCACCACATCACAAGTCATTTTTCCGATTCTTTAAAGGAAACAGAAATGCACCTTTCTCCTCTTATTTGGGTATGAAAAGTTGACGTCATGCACAGGTTCGACACTCCGCCGGTTACGCGGAGAGTTTGGAAGGGCAGGGGATGACTTCTCCTGCTGTATGCGcacaccttaaaaaaaaaaaaagatcagaacactgtatgtaaatattcagatccatatatatatataacaagcACTGCTGGGAAAACAGCAACTTACATGCATCAAGTGCAAACAGGGTGGCGGCAACATGTGAACAGACCACATCTGCACTCGTCATACATGTGCAATGACCAGAAACGACGAGGCCACTGGGCTCAATGATGGTCCACACAGGGTGAGGATTCTCAGTGAGGCCTTCAAACTGGATCACctgacaggaaaacaaaagagcaaataggctttaaatgtgacattttatacTGGTAAGAGTAGATGGAGGAAAATGACCACATAAATTCTTCAACTTAACTAGGAACCAACAGGCAACACTTGGACACCACTGAGTGGTCCAACAGGACATTGATCCCAAACACACAACCAAACTGGTTTTGGAATAaataaagctgctaatagaCATGTTTGTGGACTGGAGGAAACTGCAGTACCAAGAGAGgacgcacacacgcacagagagaacagacaaacacagaaagaccccaggcagGGATTCAAACCCAAGACCTTCTGCTGCAAGATAACAATGCTACCAAAAGTGCCACCATCTACCTAGGTAGAAGCCAAACAAGAAATTCTACCAGTTCTTTAAAGACCACTTAAACGGCCAAATGTATTTTCAacatggaggtggcagcatcatgctgtgggaatgtttttcttcagcagggactgGGAAGCTGATCAGAGATGAGTAGAGCTTCatctttcagcaggacaacaaccccacatcaaagcatattcatggtttgaatggcctagttaaagtccagacctaaatccaaccCAGAATCTGTGGCTTGACTTGAAAATCGCTCTCAATCCAGTGGAATCggtttgcaaagaagaatggactAACAACTGCAAAGTGAGTGTTGCTAGCAGTTCCTGCCATGGCGACTGATTGGGTAAATACACTTCTACAGAGCGTCACTTCTAGTTTTCAGTGAAAGGTACACAAACGAAATAAAAGCACAATGatttattattagttttctGACATTTCAGAGTTTCCTTTCGCTTTACAGTTATTCTGTGCTTGGCTTTGATTCCCAGCAGGTTTTCCAGTCTGTCTCACCTTGCTGGTTATGATGAACTTGTCTTTCCTGGTGCACAGCATCAGAGATCTGACCCAGCCACGGAGGAAGAACCGATAAGCGTCCAGGCTCTTGTATGCCTTCAGTGCGCCTGCGCTGTACCCTGCATGCAACACTAACAGTTTACAGACTATCTGCCGATTATACAGTCCACTATAGGAGCCAACGTACCTGGTACTTCGATGAGAAACATGAATATATCAGGGTAACACAGGCCTGGCAGCTCCTCGATGCGACACTCTCTGGCGGGTTTTTGCTGTGTTGGGGGGATTAGATACGGATCTTCACCCACAGCGGAGATTTTATCATCATAGCGTCGCCTGGCAACACGGTTCAGTCTTTGGTAGTAATCTGACTTCATAATAGTTTCAGACCGGCGAACCTTCTTTGTAGAATGTGGCATGTCTTCCTCtgtttcttgtttatgtttctcgtttgcttcttcttcttttgttgtaATGGCGGCTGGCAGCCAGCATTGGAGTAGTGCTGCCACCTATTGAGCTGGAATGTGAGTGGTAGCCTATATGAATAATGAAGCTGTTCTCTATTTTCACATTACATAACCCTTATAACATTACTTACGTTACACCCGATATCTTTTCTTATTCCATAatcttttttgctttcttcttttttatataattcCCCCCTCTCTCACTTTCTCTCTCGCCCTCTctccatctttttctctcactctctctctggTGTTCAATTTCCTATTACATATGTCTAAGAtacacttttattattttttgtaaatctgttttCCATATCGTTACCATCCTAAAATAATGCAAGTATTCTTCACTTATGTCTGACCTGTTATTAATCAGGTTAAAGCTGTTTGGCCACGCCCTTCCAGTGAAGGTTCTTGTCTCTCATTGGTTAATTTTTGGTCTTCCGCCATGTTCAAAATACTACTGACGAGCTTCTCATGTTGTAGTCATTGTAttattaagatatttaaacAAGACAGTTAAAATTGGGATGCTCATTACGGTGAAGTGGAAAGCGCCATGTCGCCgtcagagaaagagaaagggaaGGAACAAGCAGCCGACATTAAGGTGAAATGTTCCGCGGGTGAGGCAGAGTCCGACAACAAGACGCTAAGACGGTGAGTCGCTTAAACTTGGTTTGTGGACCGAACCAGGTTAGAACCCCACTATTATTAACACAGTTAGTAATACTGAGTCGCCATGTCGCTCTCATGAGACATGAGAGCGACATGGCGATTATATGCAGACCAGCAGAATTGCAATGGCTGTACTCGATTAAAAGGACCAATTCTGGCTGGACTAAGTGCAGTGGCGTCTCAATgccacaagatggcagcaggAGACCACTGGGATGCAAAAATAGTACGTGTATGTGCAGTTTGTCTTTTagtttcttatatttttctatttgtaatATTAATGGGATTATTGAGTTATTTGGCACAGAGCaggtcattgttttttttatttaggtctTTTCAGTGTTAGTCTTATGTAGGAAAAAACTGGTTAAAGTCCTGCCATGAAATGTAGAGGATGTAAAAAGTACATAAGGAAGATATTCCGGAGTTATTAATACCTTACAGTGCTTAACAAATCTGAGCCCATATAtagaaaccaacaaaaagaatGTTGTTCTATCACAGATGTGTCTTTCATAAGAAACAGGTAAAATATCTGTCTTGTATGTGTACAGTTTTTGACTCCCCTTCCTACAGGTCTGTAGTGAGACTATTCTCACATCATCCTTGTGATGGAGTCCTCCATCATCCTGAAAAATCCACAGATCATTGCCACATTTGAATTGTTTGAAGAACTTGCATTTGATTTCATCCTTTATTCAGGGCAGTGTAGCTCCACACATGgatatttctcttttcttattGGTCTAATTGGGGCTGATTTTAAAGTGGCAACATAATTCTGTAAAAACTCCTCGTATGCTGGACACTCCTGACATTCttgaatgatttttatttagctggagTACATTTAGCTGCAATGTCCTGCATGTGTTTATGTGTAGACATGAGAGTATTTTGGCAATTTCTTAATGATTTgtggattatttaaaaaaaataagaatttatcAATTTCAGTTATAATGGTATGAAAtggcatttaatttttattttaaaaaaataatacttgaCCTAGGCACATGGAAATAGAGAATATGGTTTCACGTGTAGACATGACCATTTGTCTACATATTTTGGTAATTTTCTGatgatgtttttgttaattaatttGGGTAATTATGTTCTAAAATCGACTCACTATGCACACAATGAGGATGACTccattctgcttttttttttttttttttttttttaacgtagCCAGCGCTAACAGCCAAGGATTTCAGTCTGTTCCTTAGAGTGATGAGATTTCTGCTGGACCCTTTAACAGCTTCACATTTACAGATGATATAATTATGCTAAGATGCAGATTTCTAATCAATGCACCAATCAGACTTGTGACTTGGTGAtactgattttctgttttctttagacTTTGACCTGTTGAATATCAGTTTGACTggttctatttttttctcaaaggattgtaacaaaaaaaatgtctgcatgATCTACAGAGTTAGTACTTCCCTTCATTGTGTGTTGAagccaacagaaaatgaatgttgCTGTAAGCTTTTTCCTATCTTTACCTAAAAACATTTGTCCATCTAGCCTTTATCTGAATTTTGTTCAATTGAAAATAGTGCATTAAATATGCATGGTGCAGCTTCTGTTTCAGCTTATTTACATGAAAACGAACAAACTCTTGCAGAGAAAATGTGGGTAAAAAAACTTTGGGAAAACCAAGTAGAATGTAGATTACCAGTATCCCCATTTTCCaaagatgattttaaaaaaagttaacacTGATTCATGTGCCAGCATATTTAATGATTCATAGTTTGAATCTGGTGTTTCCCATGCTTTTAAATGAGTGGTAAGACATTAGTTTTGCATTGACTATTCTTAACTGGTAACTGACTGGTAATTACTGAGAATGGGATCAAAGCCCAAGCACTGCTGATGTAAAGATTTTCATCTTACGTTCAACTTTAGAGTGCCTTAGTACCAGCCatatttagtttgctttaaCTCAACTCtagtttgtctagaaagtccggtttgtttggggaggtgtgaatgtgtagtAGAACTCTGATGCTGACCAAAAGAGCAAACTCTGGTGTGCCTGCAAAACTTGGTCTGTTGGGTTGGAGGGAACTCTGATGCGGTCCAAATGTGAACACCAAGTAGaccagagactgctccaaaagcgaACTATAGCACAAgacattctgggtaaatgcatccaaaacaaatgcatgtgTGTAGTCCTAGTGAGgaaaatggcttgtggtcttttgagaaatcctacaaccactaaaatctgacaccactccatctttgcttacattttcatcCTACCTGAGCTCATGAAGGAAGTTGTGTAAAGTGTCTTATGAGGTTTTAATGTCATTTCCTAAAGTGATTTTTGATGCAGCACCACCGCATTCGAAGAGGTGAACAGGTTTCTGaaagggtttggttcatttgacacaatgcagtatgaaagagaaccacagcagctgaaaatgcaacaaatgttccaactgaacattttcactATCTGATGGGAAAACACCTTGAGTTTCAGTTTGATTCTTCACTTGTTGGAAAAAACTGATAGAGAAACCTACCCTAACCTACCtatagaaataataaatgtgtAACTTTCACCAGCTGAAACCACAGTTTCAGCTTCATCTGATTaaagatgataaaaaataagaaacaaagcTAAACTGCTAACCAGTTACTCGAATACCTACCAAAACAATCAGCTTTCGTCATATGGAAGTAACTAACAcataggtgtcaaactctggcccgcgggccaaatttggcccgcagtgtaattatatttggcccgcgaggcaatttcaaattaatattagagccgGCCCCTCCGGTATTATACAGTGGCTACGCTGTGACGCCGCATTCACCACTTATACTACAAATcccataatgctctgctgtttttttggcgtcaatcaggacagaggcagacacgcctcctcctctgtgtcagtaGCACTTATGGTAGCAGACATGGATGTATTAGGAAGGTGGTGATCCGTCTTCTTGCGCACTCCTTCGGTTGAAAGCCCCGGCGCACCCCGCATCCCCGTCCCTCTCCCCCAAACCACACTGTGACCTCAAACTACAGCTGTCACTGTGTTACCCTaccaaaaaatggcaaaaagaaaggcagaaaatagaacttttctggacaggtgggagacagaatatctgtttacatatgtatgtgagcaacttttctcctcagtgaaGATGACGAAAACGTCTCACAGGAGACGCCTGACTGATGAACATctttgatgacaatgacaataaatcttatcttatcttatgaACATCTTTGTTCGATAatgaaggtttcctcagctcAAACTCTGAGCCCCGACATTGATGAACTGGCATCCAAGAAAAGATGCCAGATATCTGACTTGGCTGCATCAGAGTAGATCAGTGTGTcgcaaaatgagcaataaataagttttctatgcaccttttcttgttactccaaggcctgaatggtttattcatagtttatttaatgatttattcatagttgttttgttattttattttcaaatttattagccTGTGTACGAagcaaattttgacatttacctcagaaaggaggcattcaatttttatttaaattttaatatgccatttatatgttttattattatttttagcaactcAATTATGCACGCCtgcacttttaagttatataagccttgcttgttcaatatttatttataaaatgttcaaccTTGGCCCGCAGccttgttcaatttaaaattttgtcccactgtgtatttgagtttgacacccctgaacTAACATAATCAATCCTTCAGCAGCACTGTCAGGAATGAGGTGGATAGAGTGAAAATGGTGGGAGCTCTGAGTTTGGAAGTAGtgaacagaatttaaaaaaaatcactgcatAACAACAGCAGATTTTACTGCCCTATAGTCACAAAGTTTGAACTCTTTGCAATAGAAGTTAGCAAATAAGCTAATCCTATCCGATGTTCAACTCACTCTACAAACAATAGAAAGGTAACAACCAATAATCGTAAAGATTATCAAAGAAATGCtggaaaaagattaaaacaacaTGAACGGAGGCTTGTGAACTCAGCACTGTGAGATCATGTTTCGATAAATTGGCATTGATACTCATATACAGGCTTCCAGAAGCTGTCAGTCTTCTAATGTTTGTGCTTCCATGTTTACTGGACAGAACAGTCTGCCACTATTAAGGCAGAGGAGAGGATGGCAGTGAGGTAAACCCCAGGTCAGATTAGTTTCCCTGTTAGCAGGCTTTAACAAACAAGGGTAGGGCCCAGCAGAGATCCTGCCTAAGCCACTGACTCATGAGCCACGCTTCCCTGAACCGTAAAGGTGAAGAAAGGACCTTTGTCCCTCAGGGTGGTGACAGTCAAAATCACAGTCATATCAGTAACTAAAGAAGGTAAACACAAGCGTCAAGTGCTCCTTGTATAGGAAACGTGATGTTAGGTAAGTTTAGTGACTCATTCACTGTGGAGTCTGTTTATGACCTCATGActtgaaaaaaacacacacacaaccttaGATTACATCTTAGATCCTGTGTTTAAGGTTCACAGTTGTTTCTAATCTATCAGTAGGGAGTTTAATACACCAAGCAGGGATCTGGTTTCTCCCAATTAAACTTTCATTGGAAGATGTACACATTTTGACATGCATAATAAGATTGAACTTACAGGCTTCTGATATTTTCTCACCAGCAACTTGCTTTTTAATGCTGTATCTCATTTCATTATTCCTAAGAGGAATAAGGCAGTTATGAGAAACAGATATAGACGTCACTAGGTAGAGTTTTCAGTTTCACCACAACACAGAGATCAGATAAAAGCTCAGGAGAGGCATCCGGTATATGGAACACTTGATACTCTCAGCATTTATGTGTACTAAAGGGAGTTTTAATAGGAGTAATAGTGTTAATTGgtttatatactgtacattttgtGTAGATTTTGGTTTGAATTGATTCTGACTTCAACACTGAGCATCATCCATTAAGATCCTGATAGaataaaatttgtgttttattctatcaaacatttattctttcaaacatttcaatcagCTAAAGAAACAGACAAGGATCTCAGGGTTCATCAAAATATCCTGGAGGAGAGCTTGTTTCCATCTGCAAGAGAACTATGGCTAACATATTCCAATGAAATGCATTGTACatgctaaaataatatttggatAGTTTCACAAAAGCAGATGCTCTCACTGGACTCTAATGGCATCGCCCTAAGTGCTAAAGGTAACAGAGTGATGGAATCAGAACTCTCTTAGATAATAagataacaaaaacaaagagatcTCAGACTTTTTCTTCTTGCACATTTTCCTTAGTTTATCCAGAATCTTGGGTCTCTCTTTATGTCACCCCACAGATTTCCCATAGAATTTTAACTCTGGAAGAAATGTCTTTGTTCATTCACTCATATGCTTCACATCATTACCATGTTTAGTAACAGCAATAACAGTTTTTAGTTTATGATCAGGCTTTTATTCAAAATCTGGTGGTATGTCAAAGACTTTGTGATGTCATGAACCCCAACAAGGTAACCAGAAGAGAACCAGGCGCACAGAGTCACAGATCATCCATCCTTCCTAACGGTGACTGAGGTCCTTTTCTATATGTTCATCCTTTAATttacaccaacacacacaggAGTGTTTGCTGCTTAGATGTTACGCTGCCTTATCTGACCTAAGCACACAGTTCTAATTAAACTCCCAGCAGAGTTTAGTGAACTCTAAATGATTATGCTACTGATGGCAGaacaggaaaagtttttttgtttgttcatttcctGGCATCGTTGGCAAACCTCTCATCAGTACTGGTTGTTGTGGAGACTTGTTGACTGCAAGATCTCAAGTATTGATGCAGTTCTCCGATAGTTACATTTTACCTTCCTTACTATCCTGCTCACTTTGCATGAAGGCCACATTAACATGGATCTCATTCCAGGTTGGTAGCTAGTGGCTGAAAGGAATGAGCCACTGTGTCATATTTATACCTTGAGTCAGAGTCACAAAGGTGGCCTCTGTGGCTTTGGGTTGCAGTAGGGTAGGTCCTGACTGGTGTCTATACTTGTGCTTAAACCAATGGTTTAGATTATCCTGCCTTCTTGAAGTTTCTCTTTTGTGTTCTAGAAAGGTTGTCATGTTCTTTTGTTCTCCTGAGAGACTTCAGTGGTGAATAATCTGGGGGGGGAATTTTGAGGATATTGTTGAGTGGTGAAAAGAGCACCTTGGTGatttcttttgtatattttccaTGTCTTATGCAGAGGAGGCATAAACTGTGTTtgaattgtgtttctttttcatttgcaaTTTAAAGTATCACATTAGAAAAGGTTGGTGGAAACcgcaaaattcaaaataactttgtaaattttgcaaaatttgCTTGCTTTGAGGTGGTTTTGGAGTTTTACGAAAATGGGTAATATAAGTTAGGGATCAAAGATTACTACAGGTGTTGATCTGAcctcaaactgttttattttgaggaCAGCAGACAAACCAGTTTGCGTGAAAAATATTGCCATCTTTAGATACTGTAGTTCAGTAAGACAAGACCCAGGATGAACACTGACTGAAATAATGGCTAAAGACCAAAAGTGTTAAGTAAAGAaaaggatgtgtgtgtgggcgtgttcAGAGATATGCTATGGGTTGAAACCAGACTTGCCAGAAGATGGTAGTTTTTTTCAGGTCAGGTGGCAAAACAAAGAACGATCATAAAAGAGAGACagccataaaaacataacagaatTTCTCCTTAGAAAGAAATAGCACACTAACTTCCTTTCAGGACACCCACAAAGCTTCTCATTCTCCTGTTTCCTGCAGTGTGTTCTGGTCCTGAACAGCAACTGCTGCTTCTCCACCATACATTTAATGTGGGTGGTCCCAGGACTCATGGAACCTATCTACTAAACATAACCACTCCctcattgtttttcatttgattatttACTTTATGTTTGTTGTCAATTTGTCTTTAATGTGATCAAGTCCTATTGATTTTCCAAAAAACAACACTTATGTAAATGCCTTGGTGTGTGGGACATGACATGTGCTATGTCACACTTGTTCTGCAATGATAAATAGTTCTATGGACTAGCGCTTCATGCTAAAGTCAGCCATTCACCCATTCACGTACGTTGATGATGGCAAGTTACTGTTGCTACCACTAACTGTGGTTTTTACTTCTAGACACGTTGCATACTGATGTACACGTTCCATAGGCGCCCTACGCTGCCCCCTAAAGTCTAGCAGAGTACAGGCATGTTTGCCTGGTGATTGTTATGCAATTCCATTCAGTTCTCATCTGGCTTCATTAtagatttctcccattgagatTTCCTGCACTGGTTTAGAATTGCAGTCTGCCTAAATAGGATTGTTGTTTGACAATGGCAGCAGAAgaagtgaacgaagccgttcagtccgtgttggctACGCTTCCTAATATTTAGCAGTAAAGTCGGAGAAGCATTCGGAGCAAGAgtaatgtttaaaac
It encodes:
- the LOC116737116 gene encoding uncharacterized protein LOC116737116, which codes for MPHSTKKVRRSETIMKSDYYQRLNRVARRRYDDKISAVGEDPYLIPPTQQKPARECRIEELPGLCYPDIFMFLIEVPGYSAGALKAYKSLDAYRFFLRGWVRSLMLCTRKDKFIITSKVIQFEGLTENPHPVWTIIEPSGLVVSGHCTCMTSADVVCSHVAATLFALDACVRIQQEKSSPALPNSPRNRRSVEPVHDVNFSYPNKRRKTINENSRQSTPVVPPATAEEIKQFYDSLASSGAKSVVLSVLPGYSEEFNSSS